One region of Triticum aestivum cultivar Chinese Spring chromosome 6B, IWGSC CS RefSeq v2.1, whole genome shotgun sequence genomic DNA includes:
- the LOC123137572 gene encoding serine carboxypeptidase-like 34, translating to MAAPSAVGCFLGLAFLLCGAVRGALDAEAARQQAADRVGRLPGQPAVKFAQYAGYVTVNEAHGRALFYWFFEAIAGAAKKPLVLWLNGGPGCSSIGYGEAEELGPFLVQKGKPELKWNPYSWNKEANLMFLESPVGVGFSYTNTSSDLGKLGDKITAADAYVFLLNWFKRFPQYKHHEFYIAGESYAGHYVPQLSEKIFDGNKHGPKENRINFKGLMIGNALMDDETDQAGMVQYAWDHAVISDRVYADVKAHCDFAMANTTAECDQALEEYFAVYRLIDMYSLYTPVCTDGSSSSPLAKRVGVHGAAPKIFSKYHGWYMRPAGYDPCTTQYSEVYFNRPDVQAALHANVTKIGYNWTHCSDVIGKWNDAVPSTLPIIRKLVAGGIRVWVFSGDTDGRIPVTATRLTLNKLGLKTVQEWTPWYDRLQVGGWTITYEGLTFVTIRGAGHEVPMHTPRQALSLFSHFLGDKKMPTTAFS from the exons ATGGCCGCGCCTTCCGCCGTCGGCTGCTTCCTCGGCCTCGCCTTCCTGCTCTGCGGCGCCGTCCGTGGCGCGCTCGACGCGGAGGCCGCGCGGCAGCAGGCGGCGGACCGCGTGGGGCGGCTGCCGGGGCAGCCGGCCGTGAAGTTCGCGCAGTACGCCGGGTACGTGACCGTGAACGAGGCGCACGGCCGCGCGCTCTTCTACTGGTTCTTcgaggccatcgccggcgccgccaaGAAGCCGCTCGTGCTCTGGCTCAACGGCG GGCCGGGCTGTTCGTCCATCGGGTATGGAGAGGCAGAGGAGCTCGGGCCCTTCTTGGTCCAGAAGGGCAAGCCGGAGCTGAAATGGAACCCTTACTCGTGGAACAAAG AGGCTAACCTAATGTTCTTGGAGTCCCCGGTGGGCGTCGGTTTCTCCTACACCAACACAAGCTCCGACCTGGGCAAGCTTGGTGACAAGATCACCG CCGCCGACGCGTACGTCTTCCTGCTCAACTGGTTCAAGCGGTTCCCGCAGTACAAGCACCACGAGTTCTACATCGCCGGGGAGAGTTACGCTG GGCATTACGTTCCGCAGCTGTCGGAGAAGATCTTCGACGGCAACAAGCACGGGCCCAAGGAGAACCGCATCAACTTCAAGGGCCTCATG ATAGGGAATGCACTGATGGACGACGAGACGGACCAGGCGGGCATGGTCCAGTACGCGTGGGACCACGCCGTGATCTCCGACCGGGTGTACGCCGACGTCAAGGCCCACTGCGACTTCGCCATGGCCAAcaccaccgccgagtgcgaccagGCGCTGGAAGAGTACTTCGCCGTCTACCGCCTCATCGACATGTACAGCCTCTACACGCCCGTCTGCACCGacggctcctcctcctcgccgctcgCCAAGAGGGTCGGCGTCCACGGCGCCGCCCCCAAGATCTTCTCCAAATAT CATGGGTGGTACATGAGACCTGCAGGCTACGATCCCTGCACGACCCAATACTCCGAGGTCTACTTCAACCGGCCGGATGTCCAGGCGGCGCTGCACGCGAACGTGACCAAGATCGGCTACAATTGGACGCATTGCAGCGACGTGATCGGCAAGTGGAACGACGCCGTCCCCTCCACCCTCCCCATCATCcgcaagctcgtcgccggcggaatCAGGGTCTGGGTTTTCAG CGGTGACACCGATGGGAGGATCCCCGTGACGGCGACGAGGCTGACCCTGAACAAGCTCGGGCTCAAGACTGTCCAGGAGTGGACGCCGTGGTACGACCGGCTGCAGGTGGGTGGGTGGACGATCACCTACGAGGGCCTCACGTTCGTGACGATCCGCGGAGCCGGGCACGAGGTCCCTATGCACACGCCGAGGCAGGCGCTCAGTCTCTTCAGCCACTTTTTGGGTGATAAGAAGATGCCGACGACGGCCTTCTCCTAG